One Etheostoma cragini isolate CJK2018 chromosome 19, CSU_Ecrag_1.0, whole genome shotgun sequence DNA segment encodes these proteins:
- the sstr1b gene encoding somatostatin receptor type 1, with the protein MDFNGSLDYGPFPTGLPYNTSMDYEYYYPELDASRIILPSIYALVCCIGLTGNAMVIYVILKYAKMKTATNIYILNLAIADELFMLSVPFLATSAAIRHWPFGSLMCRLVLSVDGINMFTSIFCLTVLSVDRYVAVVHPIKAARYRRPTVAKVVNVCVWVLSLLVILPIIIFADTVRAPDGAVDCNFLWPESAWSEAFVVYTFLLGFLLPVGAICLCYCLMVARMRAVGLKAGWLQRRRSEKKITRMVLLVVAVFVLCWMPFYIIQLVSVFHRPPDPMVTQLFVILSYANSGANPILYGFVSDNFRRSFQRIVCFRWLESGLDAEQVDYCAVALKRQATCNPLDFPKDCMASDMVFRNGTYTSRTTTV; encoded by the coding sequence ATGGATTTCAATGGGAGCCTGGACTATGGGCCCTTCCCAACAGGGCTGCCCTATAACACAAGCATGGACTACGAGTACTACTACCCAGAGCTTGACGCAAGTAGAATCATCCTCCCATCTATTTATGCTCTTGTCTGCTGTATAGGTCTTACCGGCAATGCCATGGTCATCTACGTCATTCTGAAATATGCCAAAATGAAAACAGCCACAAACATTTACATCCTCAATTTGGCAATTGCTGACGAGTTGTTCATGTTAAGTGTTCCTTTTCTGGCCACATCAGCTGCCATCCGCCATTGGCCCTTCGGGTCGCTGATGTGTAGGTTGGTGCTGAGTGTGGATGGTATCAACATGTTTACATCAATCTTCTGCTTGACTGTGCTGAGTGTGGACCGTTACGTAGCAGTGGTTCACCCAATCAAGGCTGCCCGCTACCGCAGGCCCACTGTAGCCAAAGtagtcaatgtgtgtgtatgggtgctGTCACTTTTAGTTATCCTGCCCATCATTATCTTTGCCGACACTGTCCGCGCGCCGGACGGTGCTGTGGACTGTAATTTCTTGTGGCCCGAATCGGCGTGGTCAGAGGCATTTGTGGTCTACACGTTTCTGTTGGGGTTTCTGCTGCCGGTTGGAGCCATCTGCTTGTGTTACTGTTTAATGGTGGCCAGGATGCGAGCAGTGGGGCTCAAAGCAGGTTGGCTTCAGCGACGGCGCTCAGAGAAGAAGATCACTCGCATGGTGCTGCTAGTTGTGGCCGTGTTCGTTCTCTGCTGGATGCCCTTCTATATCATCCAACTGGTCAGCGTTTTCCACCGGCCCCCAGACCCCATGGTGACTCAGCTTTTTGTCATCCTCAGCTACGCTAACAGCGGTGCCAATCCCATCCTGTACGGCTTTGTGTCTGACAATTTCCGGCGATCATTCCAGCGCATTGTGTGTTTTCGGTGGCTGGAGTCTGGACTGGATGCGGAACAGGTAGATTACTGTGCTGTGGCTTTGAAGAGACAAGCAACATGTAACCCTCTGGATTTCCCCAAGGACTGCATGGCATCTGATATGGTGTTTCGCAATGGGACATATACCTCTCGTACAACCACAGTGTAG